A DNA window from Porphyromonas gingivalis ATCC 33277 contains the following coding sequences:
- the guaA gene encoding glutamine-hydrolyzing GMP synthase gives MLEKLIILDFGSQTTQLIARRIRELNTYCEVYPYNKLPEDLSGVRGIILSGSPYSVYDSKAFRIELSELRGKLPLLGICYGAQSLVHQAGGKVEPCDSREYGRTHLTLRQPEDALLTGLQSGTTVWMSHGDTITSLPEGFEVIAGTEDVPNAAFRIRGEKTWGVQFHPEIYHSEEGTKLLGNFLDICGMKRDWTPASFIEATVQELRERLGDDKVILALSGGVDSSVVAVLLNKAIGRNLTCIFVDHGLLRKGEFERVLQDYEHLGLNVIGVNAKEKFFAALSGVTDPEQKRKIIGRGFIEVFDEEARKLKDIKWLGQGTIYPDVIESLSITGMVIKSHHNVGGLPERMNLRLVEPLRMLFKDEVRRVGLELGMMPHLIHRHPFPGPGLGIRILGEITEEKATILQNADDIYMSLMREWGLYDQVWQAGAILLPVRSVGVMGDERTYEYTVALRAVTSMDAMSADWVHLPYDFLAKVSNEIINKVRGVNRVVYDISSKPPSTIEWE, from the coding sequence ATGTTGGAAAAGCTCATTATTCTGGATTTCGGTTCTCAAACCACACAGCTCATCGCCAGACGAATTCGCGAGCTGAACACCTACTGCGAGGTTTATCCCTACAACAAACTGCCGGAAGACCTCTCAGGAGTGCGAGGCATCATCCTGTCGGGGAGTCCTTATTCCGTGTATGACAGCAAAGCCTTTCGTATCGAACTGAGCGAATTACGGGGCAAGTTGCCTCTCTTGGGCATCTGCTACGGTGCACAGAGCCTTGTCCATCAAGCCGGTGGCAAAGTAGAGCCGTGCGACAGTCGCGAATACGGGCGAACACATCTGACCCTCCGGCAGCCTGAAGATGCACTGCTGACAGGCTTGCAATCCGGCACTACGGTGTGGATGTCCCACGGCGATACCATTACGTCATTGCCTGAAGGATTCGAGGTCATAGCAGGTACCGAGGATGTACCCAATGCAGCATTTCGCATCCGAGGAGAGAAAACGTGGGGCGTACAGTTCCATCCCGAGATCTACCACTCGGAAGAAGGTACCAAACTGCTTGGCAACTTCCTCGATATATGCGGTATGAAGCGTGATTGGACTCCGGCTTCTTTCATCGAAGCGACTGTGCAGGAACTTCGCGAACGCTTAGGTGATGACAAGGTGATCCTGGCACTCTCCGGAGGTGTGGACAGTTCGGTGGTGGCGGTGCTTCTGAACAAAGCTATCGGCCGCAACCTGACTTGTATATTCGTCGATCACGGCTTGCTGCGTAAGGGCGAATTCGAACGCGTACTTCAGGATTACGAGCACTTGGGTCTCAATGTAATCGGGGTGAATGCAAAAGAAAAATTCTTCGCAGCCCTTAGCGGCGTTACCGATCCCGAGCAAAAACGGAAGATTATCGGTCGCGGCTTCATCGAAGTGTTCGACGAAGAAGCCCGGAAGCTGAAAGATATCAAATGGCTTGGTCAGGGCACGATCTACCCCGATGTCATTGAAAGTCTGAGTATCACCGGTATGGTGATCAAGAGTCACCACAATGTGGGAGGACTGCCCGAGCGGATGAATCTCCGCCTCGTGGAACCGCTCCGTATGCTCTTCAAGGACGAAGTCCGTCGCGTGGGACTCGAGCTCGGCATGATGCCACACCTGATCCATCGCCATCCTTTCCCCGGTCCCGGTCTCGGCATCCGTATTCTCGGAGAGATCACGGAAGAGAAAGCTACCATCTTGCAGAACGCCGATGACATCTATATGAGCCTTATGCGCGAGTGGGGGCTGTATGATCAGGTGTGGCAGGCCGGAGCCATCCTGCTGCCGGTTCGGTCCGTAGGCGTAATGGGCGACGAGCGTACCTACGAATACACCGTGGCACTGCGTGCCGTGACTTCTATGGATGCCATGAGTGCCGATTGGGTGCATTTGCCGTATGATTTTCTGGCCAAGGTGTCGAACGAAATAATCAATAAAGTGCGTGGCGTAAACCGCGTAGTCTACGACATCTCCTCCAAACCCCCCAGCACGATCGAATGGGAATAA
- a CDS encoding DUF1661 domain-containing protein, which produces MSMNRVSDFTNRNRCNCGARILKKWNVNYFVLVRDFFCSRTKIKKFSRHIFKSMKQKISRT; this is translated from the coding sequence ATGTCGATGAATCGTGTGTCGGATTTTACGAACCGCAATCGTTGTAATTGTGGCGCGAGAATTTTGAAAAAGTGGAACGTAAATTATTTCGTTTTGGTTCGAGATTTTTTTTGTTCCCGAACCAAAATAAAAAAATTCTCACGCCACATTTTTAAGAGCATGAAACAAAAAATTTCACGAACGTAA
- a CDS encoding type B 50S ribosomal protein L31, producing MKKGIHPENYRPVVFKDMSNEDIFITRSTMEAKETIEIDGVTYPLIKVEISNTSHPFFTGKAKLVDTAGRVDKFMSRYGDRNKKK from the coding sequence ATGAAAAAAGGTATTCATCCCGAAAATTATCGTCCGGTGGTGTTTAAGGATATGTCCAACGAAGACATCTTTATCACACGCTCTACGATGGAGGCAAAGGAGACGATCGAGATCGACGGCGTTACTTACCCTTTGATCAAAGTGGAAATCTCCAATACGTCGCATCCGTTCTTCACAGGCAAGGCCAAACTTGTCGATACGGCCGGTCGTGTGGATAAGTTCATGAGCCGTTACGGCGACCGCAACAAGAAGAAGTAA
- a CDS encoding DegQ family serine endoprotease produces the protein MNKVWKYVTGAFGVAAVSAVASVATVAALGHYRGESFITDGTENEFGFKQTSYTTTSGASAALPNLVEAAEASVHAVVHIKVESEQRMDSQQYFDPFEFFFGGESRNFQRPQTRQVVGYGSGVIISTDGYIITNNHVVKGAKEMTVTLNDNRTFKAKLIGSDATTDIALLKVDAKGLPTIPFGDSDKLRVGEWVLAVGNPFNLTSTVTAGIVSAKGRSTQQVARGGSLQIESFIQTDAAVNSGNSGGALVNDRGELIGINTMIYSQTGNYAGYSFAVPISIAAKVVADIKQYGTVQRAVLGIAGGDISDEAVKEYDLKVREGALVADFAEVSAAISAGMQKGDVITAVEGKQIKSFPQLQEAISRYRPGDKVKLTINRKGATKELTVTLKNNEGSTSVITGESTGNVLGASFKDLSAEQMRSYGVSYGVEVTSVSSGKFKDAGIKKGFIILSINRQPVSSGADVSDIVREAGQSRSGRLIIVRGFYPDGNIRTFEVEL, from the coding sequence ATGAACAAAGTGTGGAAATACGTGACGGGAGCCTTTGGCGTAGCAGCCGTCAGCGCAGTAGCATCGGTGGCAACAGTGGCTGCTTTGGGACACTACCGAGGCGAATCTTTCATAACCGATGGTACGGAAAACGAATTCGGATTCAAGCAGACATCTTACACAACGACATCCGGAGCCTCCGCCGCTCTACCCAATTTGGTCGAAGCTGCAGAAGCATCGGTACACGCCGTAGTACACATCAAAGTGGAGTCCGAGCAGCGAATGGACTCTCAGCAGTACTTCGATCCGTTCGAATTCTTCTTCGGAGGCGAATCCAGAAACTTCCAGCGTCCCCAAACACGGCAGGTAGTAGGCTACGGTTCGGGGGTGATCATCAGCACAGACGGATATATCATCACGAATAATCATGTAGTAAAGGGAGCCAAAGAAATGACGGTAACGCTCAATGACAATCGTACCTTCAAGGCCAAACTGATCGGTAGCGATGCCACGACCGACATAGCCTTGCTGAAAGTAGATGCCAAGGGGCTGCCGACAATTCCTTTCGGCGACTCTGACAAGCTTCGTGTGGGAGAGTGGGTATTGGCCGTAGGCAATCCTTTTAATCTTACTTCCACGGTAACGGCCGGCATCGTCAGCGCAAAAGGTCGCTCCACTCAGCAGGTGGCCAGAGGCGGTTCGCTCCAGATAGAATCTTTTATTCAGACGGATGCTGCTGTCAATTCAGGCAACAGCGGCGGTGCGTTGGTGAATGATCGTGGCGAACTGATCGGTATCAATACGATGATCTACAGCCAAACGGGCAACTATGCCGGCTACTCATTTGCCGTACCTATTTCCATAGCGGCGAAAGTGGTAGCCGACATCAAGCAGTACGGTACCGTACAGCGCGCCGTGCTGGGCATTGCCGGCGGAGATATATCGGACGAAGCAGTCAAAGAATACGATCTGAAGGTGCGCGAGGGTGCTCTCGTAGCAGACTTTGCCGAAGTCAGTGCAGCTATCTCTGCCGGTATGCAGAAGGGGGATGTGATCACCGCCGTAGAAGGCAAACAGATAAAGAGTTTCCCACAACTGCAAGAAGCCATCAGCCGCTACAGACCGGGAGACAAAGTGAAGCTGACCATCAATCGTAAGGGAGCGACCAAGGAACTGACCGTCACGCTCAAGAACAATGAAGGAAGTACTTCGGTAATCACCGGCGAATCGACCGGAAATGTATTGGGAGCATCATTCAAAGACCTCAGTGCCGAACAAATGCGATCCTATGGTGTTTCTTATGGTGTAGAGGTAACCTCTGTAAGCTCGGGGAAATTCAAGGATGCAGGTATCAAGAAAGGATTCATCATCCTTTCGATCAACCGCCAACCGGTAAGCTCAGGTGCCGATGTCAGCGACATCGTTCGTGAGGCCGGACAGAGCCGATCGGGTCGCTTGATCATCGTGCGTGGGTTTTATCCGGACGGTAATATCCGGACCTTCGAAGTAGAACTATAA
- a CDS encoding sigma-70 family RNA polymerase sigma factor yields the protein MRQLKISKSITNRESASLDKYLQEIGREDLISVEEEVELAQAIKRGDRKALEKLTRANLRFVVSVAKQYQNQGLSLPDLINEGNLGLIKAAEKFDETRGFKFISYAVWWIRQSILQALAEQSRIVRLPLNQVGTLNKIIKAQQKFEQENERRPSSAELAKELDIAEDKIADTMKVSGRHISVDAPFVEGEDNSLLDVLVNEDTPNTDKSLINESLAVEIERALSTLTEREAEIVKLFFGIAGCQEMTLEEIGDKFGLTRERVRQIKEKAIRRLRQSNECKNLKGYLG from the coding sequence ATGAGGCAACTTAAAATTTCCAAGTCGATCACGAATCGTGAAAGCGCGTCTCTGGACAAGTATCTGCAGGAGATCGGTCGCGAGGACCTGATCTCGGTCGAAGAAGAAGTAGAGTTGGCGCAAGCCATTAAACGCGGTGATCGCAAAGCTCTTGAAAAGCTGACTCGTGCCAATCTTCGTTTCGTAGTATCCGTAGCCAAACAATACCAGAATCAGGGTCTCAGTTTGCCGGACTTGATCAATGAAGGAAACCTCGGATTGATCAAAGCGGCAGAGAAATTCGACGAAACGCGCGGTTTTAAGTTTATCTCGTATGCCGTATGGTGGATCCGCCAGTCCATCCTGCAAGCATTGGCCGAGCAGTCTCGTATCGTCCGCCTGCCACTGAATCAGGTGGGAACACTCAACAAGATCATCAAGGCCCAGCAGAAATTCGAGCAGGAGAATGAGCGTCGCCCCTCATCAGCAGAGTTGGCTAAGGAGCTGGACATTGCAGAAGACAAAATTGCCGATACGATGAAAGTATCCGGACGGCATATCTCTGTGGATGCTCCTTTCGTGGAAGGTGAAGACAACAGCCTGCTGGATGTACTCGTCAATGAGGATACCCCCAATACGGACAAGTCGCTGATCAATGAATCGCTGGCCGTTGAGATAGAAAGAGCTTTGTCCACACTGACGGAGCGCGAAGCAGAGATCGTGAAGCTGTTCTTCGGCATTGCCGGCTGTCAAGAGATGACACTGGAAGAAATCGGCGACAAATTCGGTCTCACCCGCGAACGCGTCCGTCAGATAAAAGAGAAGGCTATTCGCCGTTTGCGACAGAGCAACGAGTGCAAGAATCTGAAAGGTTATCTCGGCTAA